CGCTCACACCGCGGACCATAGGCAGCACACCGGGGAGCGACAACCGCGCGGTCGCCGACTGCCATTTGCCGCCTCAGGCTGCTAGACCGACGTCGATGAGTCGCGGCCGCTCCACGATGCTCGTCGCCATCGGACTGGCGTTCGTTGCACTTGGCATTGCCAACGCCGCAGCCGGCTGGACCAAGATGATCGAGTGGCGCGATCGCAAGCACGAAGCGATCGCCGCCGGCGGCGAATCGGTACGCCTCCCGTTCTCCGGAACCCCGTCGATCCTCGACCCCTCCACCGACGCCCAGCTCCTCTACGAGTCGGCGACCACCAAGTACGAATACTACCGCATCGTCCGCCGCGGCGGCTTCTACTTCATCGCCATCGGCACCACCCTCCTCACCGCCGCCGCCATCCGCAACCGTCGCCGAAGAAAACGAAAGACGAATTACGAAACCCACACGCCCTTGGCGTAAAAGACATCACGACCCGCGCCGAGAGCCAACGGCTTACGAGCCGGGCGTCGAGAAGGGCCCAGATGCAAGGCGGAGCCCGCGAGAGCGAGCGAGGCGTACTTCCCGTACGTTGAGCGAGCGAAGCGGCGACAACGCAGCAGATGGGCCCTTATCGACGTCCGGCCCACCGCGTACGAATCTGCGCCGCGAAAGTTGACCCTCAGACGCAGGGCACTGTATTCTCGCGGGACTCACGTAGTCGGACGGATGTTGTATCCGGCCCGGACTTCGTCGTGGTGGTGGAGGTTGGGGATGTTGTGGATGGCCAGGGCGGAGCTCGGCGCGTCGTGAGGATATCGCAGTCCGTGCGCGGGCGTCATGCCGAATGCGCGTATCTGTTGGACCGCGCGATCAAGAATCCTGCGTCCACCGAGGAATTTGCTCGCGCCACTCTCGACGCGATCCGCCTTGCCCTGCGGCCCGCCTACGCAGCCCTGATCTGCCGCAGTGGCCATACGATCTTTCACAGCGGCGACAACGCGTTAGCCGCCGATCTTGATGCGGCGGCCGAAGCCCTTGGCCGCGCACCGCGCTCGCTTCTGGTGCGGTCGTCGACAATCCGCCGCAGCGACGCCGCGGCGTCCGGCGTCGCGTCCCTCGAGCGTGTGATGACAGCCGCAGCGCTCGAGCTTGTGCTGCCGATCACCGACGGCGGCGAAGTCCTCGGCGTGGTCGCGATCGGCCCTCGCCCGGATCGTTCTCCTTATACCGCCGACGACCTCGAGTTTTGCGATCGCGTCGGCGCACGCCTCGCGCTGGTCGCGGCGCGCGAAGCGCTGGCGTGCGAGGTCGCAACGCTGAGAGCGGCCGCAGCCGGCACCGAGCGCCTCGCATCCGTCGGACGCATGGCGGCCGGTCTTGCGCACGAGATCCGCAACCCGCTGGTCTCCATCCGCACGTTCACGCAGCTCCTTCCGGAACGTCATGCAGACGAAGAATTTCGCAACGGTTTTCTCGACCTCACGCTGGCCGAGATCGACCGCATCTGCACACTCGTCGGCGAGATCCTGAGCTACGCTCGGCCGGCCGACTCTTCGAGCCAGGAATCGGACGCGTCGGCGACGGACATCGCCGAGACCGTCAATCGCACGTGCCAGCTTCTGCGCAGCCATGCGCGCAGCGCCGGCGTCGCGCTCGACTTCGCAAGCGAGGAGCTTCCGGAGCGCGCGGCGATCGACGAGGACAAGCTTCGGCAGGTGGTCATCAACCTTGTCGTCAACGGCATCCAGGCGTGCGGCGGCCGCGGACGCGTACGCGTGTCGGCGTCGAACCGGCTCGGGGCCACGTGCGCGCTCGACCGCATCGTCGTCGAAGTGCACGACGACGGCGCCGGCATGCCGGCCGAGGTCGCGTCGAAAATCTTCGAGCCTTTCTTTACGACTCGCCGCGAAGGTACCGGTCTCGGGCTCGCCCTCGTCAAGACGATTCTCGACGAAGCCGGCGCAACGATCGCGGTGGAAACGGCTCCCGCGCGCGGAACGACGTTCCGCGTGGAGCTGCTGCCGGAGCGCCTTGCAGCGCTCAACACGCGACGCCAGGTCGAGACGCAGATGCCAAGCCAGGATGTTCGCGAAGACGCGCGAGAGATCGCCCGGCTCGAGGACGAGACGCCGTACGAGGCGCGCATGGAGACGGTTGCGTAGATGGCGAGGATCGCCCTCGTCGATGCGTCTCCGGCAACCGCCGCGCTGGTCGAAGCAGCTGCGACGGGGAACGCGATCCTCCGCTGCAGTAGCGCGGACATCCCGGCCGATGCCGAGCTGATCATTGCAGACGTCCCGCGCGCCGCTGAGGTCCGCCGCGTTGTGGCCGGCCTCCGGTCCGCCGCCGCCCGCGTTCTGCTGCTCGTCGCTTCGGACGCCCGGATCGAACGGTCCGACCTCGAATCCGATCGATGCAGTGTGCTGCGAAACCCCTGCGATCTCCTCGTCCTGCGGCGAAAGATTCGCGAGCTGCTCGAGCTGGACGCCGGCGACGAAAATCGGGGTCAGACCCCGATTTCGGCAAATCAGTGTCTGTCCCCGATTTCCGGAAATCAGTGTCTGTCCCGGATTTCCGATTCGGCGGCGACGATGCTTGGGGCGGCGGCACGGCTCGCCGGACCGGTCTGGATCCCGGGAGAGCCCGGCACCGGAGCCGAAGCGGTCGCTGATGCGTTCGCGCGGTCTTGGGACGGAGGGCGCGAGCCGGCGGTCTGGCAGGAAGACGATCCGCTCTCCTCTGCCGTCGGCCGACTCGATGACGCCGGGCGCGTCCTGTGGGCTCCGGCGGTTGACCGGCGGCCGATGGGCGAGCAGCGCGCGTTCGAGCGCTACCTCGCGGTGAACCCGCAGCGCCGCGTCGTCGTCACGACCGGCGATGATCCTGATGCGCAGGTTGCCGATGGATCGCTCGCACCGGGTCTGGTCGCCCTGCTGTCGCGCATTACCGTCCGTCTTGCACCGCTTCGCGAGCGGTCCGGCGACATCCTTGCGCTCGCGTCGGCAGTGGCCGGGCCGGTCGCATCCGCTCTTGGCCGTGACGGCTGCGTGTTCACGGACAATGCGCAACGCCTTCTCGCAACGTACCCGTGGCCCGGCAACGTCACCGAGCTCGAGGCCGTCGTGACCCGTAGCGTGCTTGGCCGCGTCGTCGAAGCGCCGGACGCCGGCGCTTCGGTCGAGATCGACGCCGCACATCTTCTTTTCGCACCGGCGATCGGGCCCCGGGCGGCCGCGCAGCCCGATGCGTCTGCCGACGCTCCGGCGGAGCCAGCTGCATCGACTCGCCGCGCAGTCGTCGTCCCGATCGCTTCGGCGCCGCCGCCGCGCGCAGCGAAACCCTCCGACGCTGCTTCCGAACACGTAGCGCAAGCTTCCGAAGCCGCTACGCAATCTGCAGGACCTCGATCAACGGTCGAATCCGTGCTCGCAGCCTTCGCGCACGACATCCGCAATCCGATGTCGACGATCAAGACGTTCGCCGGGCTTCAGGCCGACGGCGGCGGCGAGCTCGCGCAGCTGGCAACGATGGCGTGCGAGGCGATCGACGGCCATCTCGATCTTCTTCAGCGCTACGCCGAGCTCGGGACTCGGCTGCCCGATCCGGCATCCGTCCAGCAGATCGATCTCGTCGACGTGCTCGGCGAAGCCGTCGAGACCGCCGGCGCAGAGTCTGCGCTCGAGGTTGCGGCACGCGGCGCGCTCCGGGTGCGCTGCGACGTCGCGCACGCCCGCTTCATCGCCGACTCGATCGTCGCCGAATGCCGGTCACGGGCGAGCGAACCCGCCATACCGGCAACGGCCGACCTTGCGACCGGCCGCCCGGCGATCACGATCCGCATTCCTGTCGGAGGCTCGGCCATCGACCGGCTCGGCAAGTGGCTCGGCGACAGCGAGATGCCGTGGCGCCTCGCGATCGCCCGCGACGCCGCGCGCCGCGCCGGCTTTGACCTCGACGTGCGTGCCACCGACGGCGACATCGAGATCGAGTGGCACGCCAGTTCCGCCGCTGAAGTCTCCGAACCTGCTCCACTTCAACGCACCGCCTCGTCGTCTGCTCGAGGTTCCGCCGCCGCAGCGCGGCCAAAGGCAAAAGAGCAATGAGCGCCAAACCTGTCGTCCTGATCGTCGATGATGAAGCCGGAGTGCGCGAATCGCTGCGCATGGTTCTCAAAGACAGCGCCGAGCCGGTGACCGTGTCCTCCGGCGAAGCCGCGCTCGAATGGCTCGCGACCAACCACTGCGACCTGATCTTCCTCGACGTGCTGATGCAGGGGATCGACGGGCTCGAGACGCTCGAGCGAATCCGCGCGAAGAACACACGCGTCGCCGTCGTGATGCTGACGGCCACCAAGACCATCAAGACTGCAGTCACGGCCATGAAGCTCGGCGCGTTCGACTACCTGACCAAGCCGTTCGACATCGACGAGCTGCGCCTGGTCGCGCAGCGTGCGTGCGAGCACTCGCAGCTCAAGCACGAGGTGGAGGAGCTGCGCGAAGCGGTCGGCCAGCGCTACCGAATCGAGAACATCGTCGGCGAGTCGCCGGAGATGCAGGCGGTGTTCCGCACGATCAAGGCCGTTGCCGCCACCAAGTCGACCGTGCTCGTGATCGGCGAGTCCGGGACCGGAAAGGAGCTGATCGCACGCTCGATCCACTACCAGAGCCCGCGCGCCGGCAAGCCGCTCATTACGCTCAACTGCGCGGCGATCCCGGACAACCTGCTCGAGAGCGAGCTGTTCGGCCATGAGCGCGGCTCGTTCACCGACGCCGTCGACAAGAAGATCGGTCGCTTCGAAGCGGCCGACGGCGGCACGATTTTCCTCGACGAGATCGGCGAGATGAGCCCGGGCCTTCAGGCCAAGCTCCTGCGCGTGCTCGAGGAAGGCGAGATCCAGCGCGTCGGCGCGGCCAAGCCGCAGCACGTGGACGTGCGCGTGGTCGCAGCGACCAACCGCAACCTCGTCGATGCGATCGGCGAAGGCCGCTTCCGCAAGGACCTCTACTACCGGCTGAACGTCGTCTCGGTGGAGCTTCCGCCTCTGCGGGCACGCCGCGGCGATCTTCCGCACCTGATCCGGCACATGATCGAGCGCAAGAGCCAGGAGCTCGGCACCAGGACGCGCGAGCTGGCGCCGGCGCTCGTCGACCGCCTGCTCGCACACCACTGGCCCGGCAATGTGCGCGAGCTCGAGAACGTGATCGAGCGGTTGCTCGTGCTGAGCGGCGGCGCACCGGTGATCGGTCTCGACCAGCTTCCGGGTGATCTCGACAGCGGCGTTGGCGAGAGCGGCGAAGACGCGCGCCAGGCCGTTCTGCGCGGCACCAAGTCCCTCGCGGACGCCGTCGACGAGTTCGAGCGCGACATCATCGGCGAGGCGCTCCAGCAGACGTATTTCAACCAGACGCGGGCGGCGGAGCTGCTCGGAACGACCCGTCGGATCCTCAAGTATCGCATGGACAAACTCGGTCTCGACTGTCCGGACATGGCTCGTTGACAACCCGCAGGGGGCTGCGTAAACCCGCTTCCTGACCGCACTTTCGCGGTCACAGGCTTCGCGGCGCAGCCGCGAAGCAAGGGTCGAAACCTCGATGGCCAATCCGGCGGACATTGCACTCGAAAAAGCAGCCCGTCTCGAGCCGCTCGACGATGACGACGCCTATGCGCTGCTGCAGATTCCCGCCTCCGATCTTCCGAGCCTTTGCGAAATCGCCGGTGCATCGCGCGACTCGATGCACGGCCGCACGCTGACCTACTCTCCCAAGGTTTTTCTCCCGGTCACCAACCTCTGCCGCGACCGCTGCTCGTACTGCACGTTCCGCCGCGACCCCGAGGGCGCCGGCGAATGGACGATGACGCCCGACGAGATCCGCGACTGGTCGCGGCGCGGGCACGAGCTCGGATGCATCGAGGCGCTGATGTGTCTCGGCGACAAGCCGGAGATCGCGTTTCGCGGCTTTCGCGACTTCCTCGAAACTCACGGAGTCGGCTCGACGGCCGAGTACGTCGAGCTCGCGTGCTCGGTCTCGCTTGCCGAAGGCCTTCTTCCGCACACCAACGCCGGGCTGCTTTCCAAAGCGGAGATGGAGCGGCTGCGTCCGCTCAACGTGAGCATGGGGCTGATGCTCGAAAACATCAGCCCGCGCCTTCGTGACCGCGGCATGCCGCATCACCATGCGCCCGACAAGGAGCCCGTGCGGCGTCTTCGCATGATCCGCGAAGCCGGACAGCTCGCGATTCCGTTCACGTCCGGCATCCTCGTCGGCATCGGCGAAACGGAAGCCGAGCGCGTGGCGAGCCTGCTCGCGCTGCGGCGCGTGCACGGCGAGCTCGGCCACATCCAGGAGATCATCGTGCAGAATTTCCGTGCAAAGGAATGCACGGGCATGGCCGGCGCTCCGGAGCTGACCGAAGACGAAATGGTTCGCACCGTCGCGCTGGCGCGCATCATTCTCGGTCCGCAGATGAACCTTCAGGCGCCGCCGAACCTGAGCCCCGACAACCTCGTGCACCTGATCCGCGCGGGCATCAACGACTGGGGCGGGATCTCGCCGCTGACCAAGGACTACGTCAATCCCGAGGCCGCATGGCCCGCGGTCACAGCGCTTCGCGCGCTGTGCAACGAGAACGGATTTACGCTCGAGCCGCGCCTTCCGGTCTACGACGAGTACCTGACCGAAGACTGGATGGCGCCCGAGATGCTCGCAGCTGCCGAAGGCGTGCGCTCGCGCCGCGGGTTCGCGCGCATCGAAGGAGCCGCTTCATGAGCTACCAGACCGAAGCGCATCCGGACCGCGTCGAGTTCCTCATCGACGACGAGCGATCGCTCGACGCGCGCCTTTCCAGCATCGACCCGTACACAGCCGGCATCCTTTCACGGGCCGTTGCCGGCACGCGGCCGAGCGTCGACGAAGGCGCGCATCTTTTCGGCCTGCGCGGCAACGACCTTGCGGCGCTGGTTGCGGCAGCCGATCACGTGCGCCGCGAGGATGTCGGCGACGTCGTCACGTACGTCGTCAACCGCAACGTCAACTGGACCAACATCTGCTTTGTCGGATGCAAGTTCTGCGCGTTCGCCCATCTGAAGACGAGCCCCCTCGCCTACGACGATTCGATCGAGAGCGTGATTGCGCGCATCCGCGACGGCGTCGAGCGCGGCGCCACCGAAGTCTGCATGCAGGGTGGCATCAATCCCGAGATGCCGAGCGACGGCTACTTCAAGATCCTGCGCGCGGTGCGCGAGGCGTTTCCTTCGCTTCACATCCACGCGTACTCGCCGATGGAAATCTTCTACGGCGCACGCCGGTCGCAGATGGATTACCGCTCGTACATCAGCGAGCTCATGGCTTCGGGCCTGAACACGATCCCCGGCACGGCCGCGGAGATCCTCGACGACGAGGTGCGCGAGATCCTCAGCCACAAGAAGCTCGACACCGCGACGTGGGTGGAGATCATCCGCACCGCGCACTCGCTCGGCGTGCCGACGACGTCGACGATCATGTACGGGCATCTCGAGACGCCGATGCATCTGGCACGCCACGTCGACCTTCTCCGCCACATCCAGGCCGACACCGGCGGCTTCACCGAGTTCGTGCCGCTGCGTTTCATCTGGCAGGAGACGCGCCTTTACGAAGAGGGCCTGGTCTCGCCGATCCCGCAGGGCCAGCTCGATCTGGCCGTTTATGCGACGAGCCGACTCATGCTGCGCGGCCTCATCGACAACCTGCAGACGTCGTGGGTCAAGCTCGGGCACGAGCTGTCGACGCTGTCGCTTGCGGCCGGGTGCAACGATCTCGGCGGCACACTGATGGAGGAAAGCATCTCGCGCGAGGCCGGCGCCGATGCCGGAGAGTTCACGTCCGTCGAAGAGCTCGAAGCCATGATCCGGCGCATGGGACGCACGCCGCGCCAGCGCAACACGACGTACGGAGACGCGGTCCCTCTCGTCGGCGGCGATTCTCACGCTCCAGGCACGGCTTCGGATGCCGGCGCGCATATTACGGCGCCCCGCGCCGCAGCAGCTGTTGCCGCGGCCCACTGAGCGCACCCGGACCTCGAGCACTTCCCGCCTGACACCTCTGCGTTACAGGTTTCATTCGTGATCACGCTGATTGCCGGAGGTGTCGGTGCGGCCAGGCTTCTTCGCGGGCTGGTTCGCGTGGTGCCGGCCAAAGACCTGACCGTCATCGTCAACACCGCGGACGACGATGTGTTCTACGGGCTGCACGTCTCGCCCGACATCGACACGATCCTGTACACGCTTGCCGGCATCGCTCCGATCGAACGCGGCTGGGGAATCGAGGACGATTCGTTCTCGGTTCGCGCCGAGCTCGACACGCTTTGCGGAGCCGGCTGGTTCGCGCTCGGCGACCGCGACCTTGCAACCCACATCCAGCGAACGCGCCGCCTGAGCGAAGGCGCGACGCTGAGCGACGTGACGCGCGAGCTGTCGGCCGCACGCGGAATCCGCGTACGCGTGCTGCCGATGAGCGACGATCCGGTGCGGACCATCGTTACGACCACGACTGGCGATCTTGCGTTCCAGGAGTATCTGGTGCGCCGCCGCGCGCGGCCACGCGTCGTCCGGGTGCGTTATCGCGGTGCGCGAACAGCAAGGCCTGCGCGCGGCGTGCTCGACGCAATTTCGCGCTCGCGCATCGTGATCCTCGCGCCGAGCAATCCGTTCGTGAGCCTCGGGCCGATCCTCGCGGTTCCCGGCGTGCGCAAAGCTCTGGCCCGAGTACGCGATCGCGTCGTTGCCGTGAGCCCGCTGATCGGCGGCCGCGCAGTCAAAGGGCCGCTTGCCGCAATGTTGCGGTCAATGGGACGACGCACGGACAATTCGGCCATCGCGTCGATCTACAAGGATGTCGCCTCGCGGCTCATCGTGGCGCCGGGCGACGCGCCCGCTCGCGGGCTTCCGCAAGGTGTAGCCGTGGCCGAGCATGATATTCTGCTCGTCGATCCCGAACGGGCCGAAACGCTTGCGCGCTTCCTCCTCTCGGGCTTTTTCGGTTCGGGCAGGAAACGGAGCAACACGAAGTGAGCGCTGTATCGATTTTTCCGCTGACCGGCATTCCGGCGATCGGGCCCGGCGACGATCTCGCCCGTCTCGTCGGCGACGCGATCATGCGCAGCGTTCAGCTTCGTGCCGGCGACATCGTCGTCGTCTGCCAGAAAGTCGTCTCCAAGGCCGAGGGGCGCATCGTGCGGCTCGAAGACGTGGTGCCCGGCGAGAAAGCGCGCGGCTTCGCGAAGAAGTACGAGAAAGATCCGGCCATGATCGAGCTCGCGCTGCAGGAAGCCAGAGAAGTGCTGCGCATGAACGACGGGCATCTGATCACCGCCACTGCCAAGGGATTCATCGCCGCCAACTCCGGAATCGACCGGTCGAACCAGGCGACCGGAAGCGAGGCCACGCTCCTCCCGGTCGACTCGGATGCTTCGGCCGCGCGACTGCGGCAGCAGCTCGGCGAGCGTTTCGGCGTCGAAGTCGCGGTCGTCGTCACCGATACGTTCGGACGGCCGTGGCGGCTCGGTCAACTCGACTTCGCGATCGGCGCAGCCGGCATGAAGGTGCTCGACGACTACATCGGACGCCCCGACTGGACGGGCCGGACACTGGAGCACACGGTGATTGCGGTTGCCGATCAGGTGGCGGCCGCCGCCGGGATGGTTATGAGCAAGGCCGGCGGCATTCCGGCAGCGCTCGTCCGGGGATTTTCCTGGGAGAGCGGCAACGAGAATGCCGGAAACCTCGTGCGGCCGCGGGCCCAGGATCTGTTTCGCTGACGGAATGAACAAAAACCCCTTCAGGAAACTCCAGCGCCTTTTCTGGCGGTACTTCTTTCGACTCGTCGTCTTCACCGGCGCGATTGCAGAATGGGTCTGCATGGCGTGGGTGCTCATCATGATTCTGCGGCTGCACGTTCCGTGGCCGATTCATGTGCTCGGCCCGGTCGGGCTGCACATGCTCAACCGCCGGATACTCGGATCGCGGCCGGGGCCGGCCGGTGCGCGCAGCAGTCCGTTCGTGCGCGCGTACGTCGGTGTCGTGTTCACGTCGCTATTCGGGCTCGTGGTGCTGCTTGCCAACGGCGCGGTGTGGGCACTGATCGCGGCGGCGCTGGGCATTGCTTCGAGCCTCGGCTCGCCCGTTGCCGCCGCCGACGTCGCCGGCGCGGCGGGAATGACGGGATCGGTCGCGCTCGTGGTCGTCTCTTCGCTGATCGCGTGGGGGTACGGGCCGGGTCAGCGCCGCGTCCACGTGCTCGAGCTCGACGTCGTCATGCCGGGCCTCGCTCCGGAGTTCGACGGCTATCAGATCGCACAGCTGAGCGACATCCATCTCGGCGGCTACATGACGGTCGATGCGCTCGCGAGCCACGTCGAGCGCACCAATTCGCTGTCTCCGGATCTTACCGTCGTAACCGGTGACATCACCGACGGCCTCGACCACGTGATGGAGACATTCCCGGTGCTCGGCGGCCTGCGCGCGCGCGACGGCGTGGTTGCGATCCTCGGCAATCACGACGTCTACACGGGCGCCGACGACGTAACGGCCGCGCTTCGGCGCCTGACGCCGTTCCGTGTGCTGCGAGACGAAAGCATCGTCATCGAGCGCGGCGGCCATCGGCTGAACGTACTCGGTCTCAACGATGCCGGGCTCGACTGGACGCGCGGAGTTCGCGAGCACCCGGCTCTGCCGCGGCTCGCCGAGCGTGTTCCTGCCGGCGAGCCGGTTGTGCTGCTCTCTCATCGGCCCGACCTGTTCGGACAGGCCGCCGCATTGGGAATCGGCCTCGTCCTGTCCGGTCACACCCATGGAGGGCAGCTTGCGCTGCCGTGGCCTTCGTCACGCCCGTCCTCGCTCGCGCATTTCATCAGCGACTTTCCGCGCGGCACTTACCAGCTCGGAAACTCGACGCTGCATGTGAACCTCGGCCTCGGGGTGACCGGCCAGCCGGTTCGGGTATTCTCTCCTCGCGAGATCACGCTGATCACGCTGCGCAGTCCGGCTGCGGCCGCAGAAGCCTGATCTCGTCGCATCCCGGTATTTGCAACACAAGACGGACCGTATCCCCGGTCCCTCAAGGAGAATGCAGATGGCGAAATTCCGTCACCCCTTTGGCCGCACGGCACTCGTGCTCGCGCTCGTCGCTCCGCTCGCCCTCTCCGCTTCGGCGTTCGCAGCCGAAACCACTTACGAGATCGATCGCGCGCACTCGAGCATCGTATTCAAGGTCCGCCA
This sequence is a window from Candidatus Limnocylindrales bacterium. Protein-coding genes within it:
- a CDS encoding ATP-binding protein translates to MRGRHAECAYLLDRAIKNPASTEEFARATLDAIRLALRPAYAALICRSGHTIFHSGDNALAADLDAAAEALGRAPRSLLVRSSTIRRSDAAASGVASLERVMTAAALELVLPITDGGEVLGVVAIGPRPDRSPYTADDLEFCDRVGARLALVAAREALACEVATLRAAAAGTERLASVGRMAAGLAHEIRNPLVSIRTFTQLLPERHADEEFRNGFLDLTLAEIDRICTLVGEILSYARPADSSSQESDASATDIAETVNRTCQLLRSHARSAGVALDFASEELPERAAIDEDKLRQVVINLVVNGIQACGGRGRVRVSASNRLGATCALDRIVVEVHDDGAGMPAEVASKIFEPFFTTRREGTGLGLALVKTILDEAGATIAVETAPARGTTFRVELLPERLAALNTRRQVETQMPSQDVREDAREIARLEDETPYEARMETVA
- a CDS encoding sigma-54 dependent transcriptional regulator, giving the protein MSAKPVVLIVDDEAGVRESLRMVLKDSAEPVTVSSGEAALEWLATNHCDLIFLDVLMQGIDGLETLERIRAKNTRVAVVMLTATKTIKTAVTAMKLGAFDYLTKPFDIDELRLVAQRACEHSQLKHEVEELREAVGQRYRIENIVGESPEMQAVFRTIKAVAATKSTVLVIGESGTGKELIARSIHYQSPRAGKPLITLNCAAIPDNLLESELFGHERGSFTDAVDKKIGRFEAADGGTIFLDEIGEMSPGLQAKLLRVLEEGEIQRVGAAKPQHVDVRVVAATNRNLVDAIGEGRFRKDLYYRLNVVSVELPPLRARRGDLPHLIRHMIERKSQELGTRTRELAPALVDRLLAHHWPGNVRELENVIERLLVLSGGAPVIGLDQLPGDLDSGVGESGEDARQAVLRGTKSLADAVDEFERDIIGEALQQTYFNQTRAAELLGTTRRILKYRMDKLGLDCPDMAR
- the cofG gene encoding 7,8-didemethyl-8-hydroxy-5-deazariboflavin synthase CofG; translation: MANPADIALEKAARLEPLDDDDAYALLQIPASDLPSLCEIAGASRDSMHGRTLTYSPKVFLPVTNLCRDRCSYCTFRRDPEGAGEWTMTPDEIRDWSRRGHELGCIEALMCLGDKPEIAFRGFRDFLETHGVGSTAEYVELACSVSLAEGLLPHTNAGLLSKAEMERLRPLNVSMGLMLENISPRLRDRGMPHHHAPDKEPVRRLRMIREAGQLAIPFTSGILVGIGETEAERVASLLALRRVHGELGHIQEIIVQNFRAKECTGMAGAPELTEDEMVRTVALARIILGPQMNLQAPPNLSPDNLVHLIRAGINDWGGISPLTKDYVNPEAAWPAVTALRALCNENGFTLEPRLPVYDEYLTEDWMAPEMLAAAEGVRSRRGFARIEGAAS
- the cofH gene encoding 5-amino-6-(D-ribitylamino)uracil--L-tyrosine 4-hydroxyphenyl transferase CofH translates to MSYQTEAHPDRVEFLIDDERSLDARLSSIDPYTAGILSRAVAGTRPSVDEGAHLFGLRGNDLAALVAAADHVRREDVGDVVTYVVNRNVNWTNICFVGCKFCAFAHLKTSPLAYDDSIESVIARIRDGVERGATEVCMQGGINPEMPSDGYFKILRAVREAFPSLHIHAYSPMEIFYGARRSQMDYRSYISELMASGLNTIPGTAAEILDDEVREILSHKKLDTATWVEIIRTAHSLGVPTTSTIMYGHLETPMHLARHVDLLRHIQADTGGFTEFVPLRFIWQETRLYEEGLVSPIPQGQLDLAVYATSRLMLRGLIDNLQTSWVKLGHELSTLSLAAGCNDLGGTLMEESISREAGADAGEFTSVEELEAMIRRMGRTPRQRNTTYGDAVPLVGGDSHAPGTASDAGAHITAPRAAAAVAAAH
- the cofD gene encoding 2-phospho-L-lactate transferase, whose product is MITLIAGGVGAARLLRGLVRVVPAKDLTVIVNTADDDVFYGLHVSPDIDTILYTLAGIAPIERGWGIEDDSFSVRAELDTLCGAGWFALGDRDLATHIQRTRRLSEGATLSDVTRELSAARGIRVRVLPMSDDPVRTIVTTTTGDLAFQEYLVRRRARPRVVRVRYRGARTARPARGVLDAISRSRIVILAPSNPFVSLGPILAVPGVRKALARVRDRVVAVSPLIGGRAVKGPLAAMLRSMGRRTDNSAIASIYKDVASRLIVAPGDAPARGLPQGVAVAEHDILLVDPERAETLARFLLSGFFGSGRKRSNTK
- the cofE gene encoding coenzyme F420-0:L-glutamate ligase — encoded protein: MSAVSIFPLTGIPAIGPGDDLARLVGDAIMRSVQLRAGDIVVVCQKVVSKAEGRIVRLEDVVPGEKARGFAKKYEKDPAMIELALQEAREVLRMNDGHLITATAKGFIAANSGIDRSNQATGSEATLLPVDSDASAARLRQQLGERFGVEVAVVVTDTFGRPWRLGQLDFAIGAAGMKVLDDYIGRPDWTGRTLEHTVIAVADQVAAAAGMVMSKAGGIPAALVRGFSWESGNENAGNLVRPRAQDLFR
- a CDS encoding metallophosphoesterase; the encoded protein is MNKNPFRKLQRLFWRYFFRLVVFTGAIAEWVCMAWVLIMILRLHVPWPIHVLGPVGLHMLNRRILGSRPGPAGARSSPFVRAYVGVVFTSLFGLVVLLANGAVWALIAAALGIASSLGSPVAAADVAGAAGMTGSVALVVVSSLIAWGYGPGQRRVHVLELDVVMPGLAPEFDGYQIAQLSDIHLGGYMTVDALASHVERTNSLSPDLTVVTGDITDGLDHVMETFPVLGGLRARDGVVAILGNHDVYTGADDVTAALRRLTPFRVLRDESIVIERGGHRLNVLGLNDAGLDWTRGVREHPALPRLAERVPAGEPVVLLSHRPDLFGQAAALGIGLVLSGHTHGGQLALPWPSSRPSSLAHFISDFPRGTYQLGNSTLHVNLGLGVTGQPVRVFSPREITLITLRSPAAAAEA